Proteins encoded within one genomic window of Chrysemys picta bellii isolate R12L10 chromosome 6, ASM1138683v2, whole genome shotgun sequence:
- the TMEM252 gene encoding transmembrane protein 252: MLCLTMKMPKKFLSLFRIFVLLTGFSIICMGAFCISTGSSLCRCGNNLPVAYSLLPLGFLLLVTGIFWSTYHEVRKNKNLFYILQRNPSHRETHINTIDRPDFYPPCYEDSTDPGKQTFPISLSLSAREEELYNIPPPLYTESSMEFIDETSLQEEQPPSYEMSVQQQQPTTEHDSNTEGVSGTCHAPMPGVSC; the protein is encoded by the exons ATGCTGTGTTTAACCATGAAGATGCcaaaaaagtttctctctctctttcgtaTCTTTGTGCTCTTAACTGGCTTCTCAATTATTTGCATGGGAGCCTTTTGCATTTCCACAGGCTCCTCTCTGTGCAGATGTGGGAATAATCTGCCCGTTGCTTATTCTCTGTTACCTTTGGGGTTCTTACTCCTTGTGACTGGGATTTTCTGGAGCACGTACCATGAagtcagaaaaaacaaaaacctgttcTATATTTTGCAGAGAAATCCCAGCCATAGAGAAACGCACATCAACACCATAGACAG GCCTGATTTCTACCCTCCGTGCTATGAAGATAGCACTGATCCGGGAAAGCAGACTTTCCCAATATCACTCTCCCTTTCAGCAAGAGAGGAAGAGCTCTACAACATCCCTCCACCACTGTATACTGAAAGCAGCATGGAATTCATAGATGAAACCAGCCTTCAGGAGGAACAACCACCATCATATGAAATgtctgtgcagcagcagcagccaacaACCGAGCATGACTCAAATACAGAAGGAGTTTCAGGCACTTGTCATGCACCCATGCCAGGAGTCAGTTGCTAA